The genomic stretch CTGCTTAGTTTCATCCTGGTCGTGGATAGATCACCCAGGTTCGGGTCCATAAGCAGTGAGAATCGCCCTATGAAGACTCGCTTTCGCTACGGCTCTGGTGTGGGTTCCGTTCCCTTAACCAAGCCACTGCCTATGAGTCGCCGGCTCATTCTTCAACAGGCACGCGGCCAGAGATTACTTTCCCCTCCCACTGCTTGGGAGCTCTGCATGATTTCACATTCTATTTCGCTACCCACTGGTGGTTCTTTTCACCTTTCCCTCACAATAGTACTTCGCTATCAGTCACCCAGGAGTATTTAGCCTTGCATGGTGGTCCTTGCTGATTTCACCTTTCCCTCACGGTACTACTTCGCTATCGGTCAAGAATGCTCAACTGTTAGTTTATAAAATCGAAAGGCATTGTTACTTATTTTCTTCTCCTCTGTTCCAAAGGATCTCATGAACACTCTTtactaaaaacaaaaacaaacaaacaaataaagCATTAAACTAAACAAGAACTAGATAGAAAAATTAATAAGCATGGGTTGCCTCCCATGAAGCGCTTCTAGTTAAGGTCGATTAGGTTGACCAAGATGCTGATCACCTAGATGTTGGAAGTGGAAGACCCGGCCCACTCCAAATTAATTAGCTTTCAAGGTGATTATCCCATTATCATCATGTTTGGCCTTcttctttctaggaaagtgtacTACAAATGTGTCTTTGGATGGTAGTCCAATTCTCACATTCCCTTCATGCAAATTGATTAGAACTTTTATAGTTCTAATAAATGGCCTTCCTAATATTATAGGAGCTATAGGATCTTCAGGCATATccataataacaagatcaataagAGCATGACATCCTTTCATATCTACTACAATATTATCTTTAATTCCTACGATTGTCTATAGTTGAATCAGCTAAGTGAAGTCTTAGCTCAATAGTTTTAAATGACTCCATTCTTAACTTATCAAATAAGCTTTTTGGAATGGTAGAGACGCTTGCACCAACATCACAAAGTGTAGCCACCTCATTTGTTCCAGTATGGATCTTAATAGtgggctcaaatatatcatcaagcttagTTGGGAGTATTTAAACTAGCTTCTTATATATTGTTGTTCTAACTCACGGACTTTGCATGCTACTTCATGACTAAATTGATGGTACATGGCACCATTACCTTCATCGACTTTGGGGTAGTTGACCATGATCATCTTCACTAGATCTTCTACGGAGTACTCTAGTGTTGGAGCATTGCTATAGTACAGTTCTTCATGTGCTTCTGCTTCTCTATCGATCCTCATCATCTTAAGTTCTTCAACGGGGTTTGGTTCTGTCTTACTTGCAAATCTTGCAAGTATTATAGTTTGGCTTTCAGCCATCTTCCCTAATTGTGCCTCAACTGTCTTTTTTCCTTTCCTGTAGAACTTCAACATCGTTCTCAAGAGAAAGACTTTGATTAGATAAATTTCCTAACCATAGTGATATGATTTTCAGTAAGCTTTGAAAGTGTGCTATTCTGTTCAGTTTGAGcatgcataattttttttgaaagtgTTTTGAATTGAAACATTACCATTGCTTGCTCCACTACCATTAGTGTAATTATTATTTGGAACTCCTGCAGTATTAGTATATTGTTTTGGAAAATTAGAGCCATAGTTTTGACTCTTTAATGTTTCTTGCTATGAAGTCTACTTCCTCAACATTAGAGTTGGTGATGACATTAACTTGGGTACTTTCCTTACCcttaagaatatttataagctcatCTACCTTTGACGTAAGCTCTTCATTGTTACCTTCGATGATTGAATTCTCCTTTCTACATGCCATTGGGCATGGTTGCTTTGCATATCATCTAGAAGTCTACTTGCCAGTTCAACTGGCTTGCTCATGAATATTCCTCTAGCTGAAGTATCAAGCATAGACTTTGACATTGGGTTAAGGCAATTATAAAATAAGTGCAAAATTAACCAATCCTCCATTCCATGACTTGGACGAGTTCATGGTGGCTTCTTTCATCCTTTCCCAAGAAAGCTCTAGTGACTCGCAGTCTTTTTTGTCTAAAACACTGTAATGTTAGAACACAACTGCATAGTCTTTGCTGGTGGGAAAAACTTAGTCATGAATATATTAGTACATTCGTCCAATGAAGTAATAGTGCCTTTAGGAAAAGCTAGCAACCagtcttttgcttttcctcttagtgaaaaaggaaacaagcgtAATTTTACCGCATTAGGGTCAACATCTTTAATGCGCATTATATCACATATTTCAGTAAATGTATTCAAGTGCATACCTGAGTCCTCAGCGGCTGAGCCTCCAAATCGGTTCTGCTGAACCAAACTCAAAAGGttaggcttaatttcatagttctcTGCTGTATCAACGGGCTGAGTTATGGGTGCACGAATAAAATCATCGGAGATAGCATATTCCCCAAGCTTCTTTTCTGTCATGGTAATTATCTTTTTGGTATTTTCTCCTATGATTGTAAAAGAACAAGTGACTAATTTTTTTGGGTTTTCAAGTAGAGAATAATAACAGTAAATGAAAacttaaaacaaaaataaaactcaCTAACAAGGTCTTTAGTAACCTTACCGGAATAGCGAAATtgcttccccggcaacggtgccgggAAAAAGGTTGATTCCTTCAATCCGGATTACACATTGTAGTGTGATAAGCTTTTTGTCTAGTAGACCTAGGTTTAattgaaccttgggaagcactgctaaaatggtgtaaaggaaactTCTACAATACTTGCTAGTTAATTTGATTTTATGTTTACCGGACCTTTCTAGTGTACTTTgaagggggttgtgttcaatgatggaagtAGGCAAGGGTTAAGGtttctcctgcagctatgcatacatatataattgaagcGCAAATGTGtaataaataaaatagagataagatatttgtgagtagcacagccgtaaatactcttgcccctaaagccagaggtgataAGAGTCTCTTGGTCCAACCACTGTTCTCACGGCCACGAGCAACAACAGTTATTAAGCATATGAATACAGACCAAAACATTAAGCTACATGATTATGCCATGATCccaaatgaatcactaaacatgtaccgtttcttttttcctttacgTCACcgaggtttcgcggtagcacaccgttctccactcatcccacctcttcccttgatggatccgaatgatatgggtactgCAGATAATCGAAACGAGGAAaaaagacaaggatacaagattgcaaaactcatattcaatccttacacatataataagattagatgcacataaacgttgcaaggattcaccccaacccgcagcccatgaggactactcacacatgatatcaacatcaataacaaagatagaaatcattgttgcaaatacttggattgaaatcacaatattcttacaatgatcGCCGAGTTatgaaggagatctctattacaatggtgatggctatggctatggaggagattggagatggaattgatgaactatggtggtggatctccttacgtgtggtgcagatggatctggtggatggaggctctatttgacgacgaatggctctctttttgGCGTCGGTTCCTTCACGAAACTTATAGGTTTTGACCTCAGGAAGGCTGTGGCACATGGTATAGGCGGACGGTACGGGTGGGGCTTGCCCGTATCGATGCCCGTTAAAGTCCCTAGAACCGCCTCTtcgagcgtagtcaactttgTCGTACTCTCGACGCGATTTTCTTCGATAATTGCGggtccatttgccattatgacgtgatttcctgcaTATCATTCAAAATAGAAgatattgcacatctttgcattaattagtcattagtggcaagttgagtAGTAAACTtaatcaatttcttgacttagctaagggtttaaacgtGAGAAAAAGTGGCGTATTTAACAGCTTTCACTAGGTATCCGATGAAAATGAATTAGAGGCTAAAATCGCCGAGATtgtattaaaactagggtttgcaacaACATGTGATGTTACAAGAGTTTTGATGCCCTTCCCGATGGCTCATTCTAGCCCTTATATAGTGGGCTAGGTCCCGGAGTCCACATCTGGGTCGGTTACAATGATCTATGTTAGTTTACCCAATATGACTAATACTTGCCTATTTTCGTATAGTTTCTATTCTTGGACTATCCTTGGGCTTCATGGGCCTCGTATGCTCCTTCTTGAATCCGTACAAGGGTTGTCCATATCGAGTACCCAatatggtatacccatgtcacttgCAGACATCAAGGGCAGTCGAAACAATATCCAGAGACGATCAAGGTTTTTTCAAGGGACCTTCGATGATAGTCTATAAGAGTTTAATAAACTCCAAGGTTTAAGAAGCATATGCTTGTACTGTAGTTTCTCTCTCTTTCACCCGGTTTTATGTGCTATTCATGTACAACTAAGAAAAAAGAGCGTGCAGCTGCACACGTACATATGTGCAATTGAACACCCTTATGTAATTTTCATTTGCACGGAACACGATACAAATCTAGCGGTTCTAGAGTCGTCGTATAACTAACTTAATTCTCGGTAAATCTAGAACTAGCAAAAAAATCGGTATGTACCATTCCTCCGCTAAAAGAAAACCCTGCTCTGTTTAATTTAAATGGCCAAGTTGATCCCTCCTCCTCACCTAACGTTGCTTTTTCTACTGTATTATGTCTTCACGCAAAGCATCAACATGTGTATGGTTTAAACCACGCCTTCCTCATAGTCATATATATAGACTAAATATATCGGTGCTTATTGGTCATGGGTTGCACCGAGAGGTTATTGATGTGAACATTTACATATTATACCGGCCATCTTAGCCTTTCCTCCCAAAAAAATTAATACACCTTCTAAAGTACATTCTGTATTCTTTTGTATTGCTATATTCATAGTCTATAGGTCTGTCACAGTGACACACCTACCTTAAATTTATCAGTAAATATTATACTTCATCGTCGTGAGATAAGCACAGATTATCCCTGCAAGGCTGTAGGCAGGCGTGCAGCTGGCCCGGAAGCTCGCACAAAAACTAACACAGTACTATTTAGTATTGTCAACTTGGCGTATGCATGATCTAGACAGTAGAAAACTAGAAATATATAGAATCACACTCACTTTCACCGTTTCACGCCCGTGTTCACCGCAACAAATTAATAACATAGAAATCACCACACCCATCGCAAAATTACACCTGCCATTTGCAATCTATGATCTATCAACTATGAAGCGCGCGGAGTAATTAATCCACGCGCGCACCGCACGATTGGTACAGAGCAAGGTCGTCGGAGTTGATGAACTCGCTAATGAAATCGAAGGAGCTCTCGCCGAAGAAATCCCAGTCCGAGCAAGCGGCCAGGGGGTCCCAAACAGGGGAGGAGCTAGAACCGTCGGCCGACGAGCTAGGCTCCGCCACCGTCTGTAAGTCTGACGACGCTGGCTCGACCTTGGTCTCCATCACCCGGAGTTCCTCCTCCCCTCCTTCCTCCAGCGAGCACACGCCTTGCGACGAGCGTGAGGTCTCATTCTGGacatcggaggaggaggacggcgaggaAAGCCACGGCGAAGAGCCGCTGCTTGCGGGAGCAGAGCCGAAGTTGATGACGAACTGATGCTTCTCCCCAAGGTCATTGACCTcggaggctgcggcggcggcgacgtccgtgcaGCAGGTGTGGTGGCCGAAGTAGGTGATGACGTAGAGGGAAGGGTCGTCCTCCGACATCTGGACCTGCCTCGTCGCCTTGCAGCCGCTGTCGTCCTTGTAGGTGCACCTGAAGTAGAGCCTCGGGTGCTTGCTGTTGAGGATCTCCTTCTGCCCGTACTTCCTCCAGATGAACCCGTCCTCCGACGTCCACTTCTTCTCGACCCtcatcgccgccgcctctccgccgtCCGCGCGCGTCCTTTTGCTCGACCTCGTCCGCGCGGCTGCGCCGGACTTGCGCTTCCTGCCGCCGGCACCGTCGTCGGCCACTTCACCGTGGTGGAGCGCGGCGAGGGCGCGGTCGCAGCAGCGGAGGATCTCCGCGGCGAGCTCCTGGACCTCCCCGTGCTCCTGGGGAGACGCACCTCGGAGAAGAGCCTCGAGGGCGGCCGCGGACTCCCGGCCCTGCACCATCAGCTTGGAAAGCGAGCAAGCAGCTGGACTGAAGAGCGCTGCCATGTCCTCTCCTCTATGGCTGAGCTTGCTCTGTGTCTGTGGTATATTGTCTCTAGCTAGCTAGCCTGTTGATCTAAGCTTTTTTGCCTGTGGCAGTCCAGATGGAAAGGTAGTGCATTTATACTCTCGGCCGAGCTTGGAGCCTTGGATTGGATCCATCTGAGTACAGTACCTTGGATAGGTGACAGCTGCTAGCGACGACCGAAGAGCTAGCACATGCCAAAGGTGATTAAGCTCGATTGAGAGTGAGGCTAACCAAACAATTCTATTTACCCACGTGCCCGTTTCGAATACCTACGCGCGCGGGGGCCATGGCTTTGATCATCTACCGCGTCTAATGGCGCGTCGCTCAGCTAAATTAACCCGAGTCGTTGTAGGGGACCAACCGGGCCATTCACACCTACACACTGCACGACCATAATAATACATGATACAAATTGCATTCGGAATGATTACTATACAGAATACACAGTTGTACAGGACGCACTTTGCTCCCTTGAGCCGTATGCACCGATCGGTGGGGCCTGCTCCTTTTCGAAAAAACGAACTCCACCACCACACATGTCACTGGCTCAACCCTCGTTGCAGCGGGATGACTGTGGGCAAGTAGATGTCGTCTCCTAACGATGAGCAGGTGCGAGCATTGAGTCCGTGAGGTGGCATGAGTAGCGCGAGACTATGATGCGGCGGCTACTGTGCAAGTACATGAGGTGATGCAAAGGCTTCTCCCCGATGTTGGTTCATAGGCTGATGCAACTGGTCAATGGAGGATAGACTGCGATCAACGTTAACAGAGAAGTTGGGACCTTCTTACGTAACGCTCGAGGTGTCCGTCAGGGCGGCCCCCTCTCCCCCATCCTCTTTGACGTCATGGTGGATGGGTTGGCAGCTATCCTGACGAAGGCTAGGGCGGTTGGCTATCTCTAGGGTTTTGTACCACATCTCATCCCAGGGGGGCGACTCGTCTGAAATACGCGGATGACACGATGATCATGATTGAACCCTCGGGTGGGCCTGGGAATCGCAAACCTAAAGCTCCTGCTCCTTTGCTTCGAGAATAGTCGGGCCTGAAGATAAGCTTCGACAAAAGTGAGGTGGTGGTGACAGGGGTCACTGCAACGGAGCGGCAAAGGGTCGCTAACTTGCTCAACTGTAAATTAGGAAACTTCCCAATCAAATATCTGGGGCTTCCGATTAGTGACATGCCACTGAGGGTAGTGGACTGG from Lolium rigidum isolate FL_2022 chromosome 4, APGP_CSIRO_Lrig_0.1, whole genome shotgun sequence encodes the following:
- the LOC124706424 gene encoding transcription factor WRKY45-2-like; this translates as MAALFSPAACSLSKLMVQGRESAAALEALLRGASPQEHGEVQELAAEILRCCDRALAALHHGEVADDGAGGRKRKSGAAARTRSSKRTRADGGEAAAMRVEKKWTSEDGFIWRKYGQKEILNSKHPRLYFRCTYKDDSGCKATRQVQMSEDDPSLYVITYFGHHTCCTDVAAAAASEVNDLGEKHQFVINFGSAPASSGSSPWLSSPSSSSDVQNETSRSSQGVCSLEEGGEEELRVMETKVEPASSDLQTVAEPSSSADGSSSSPVWDPLAACSDWDFFGESSFDFISEFINSDDLALYQSCGARVD